The proteins below are encoded in one region of Rhizobium sp. 9140:
- a CDS encoding vitamin B12-dependent ribonucleotide reductase yields MQIERRFTKAGQSAYADIAFRKAVSEIKNPDGSIVFRLADIDVPTQFSQVAADILAQKYFRKAGVPARLKKVEENSVPSWLWRSVADETALKDLPKDEQYGSETDARQVFDRLAGTWTYWGWKGNYFASEEDALAFRDELAYMLATQRVAPNSPQWFNTGLHWAYGIDGPGQGHFYVDPFTGKLVKSKSSYEHPQPHACFIQSVGDDLVNEGGIMDLWVREARLFKYGSGTGSNFSYLRGEGEKLSGGGKSSGLMSFLKIGDRAAGAIKSGGTTRRAAKMVVVDIDHPDIEDYINWKVKEEQKVAALVTGSKIVAMHLKAIMKACVNCEGPDGACYDPNENPALKREIKAAKKDQVPENYIQRVIQFARQGYKDIDFKTYDTDWDSEAYLTVSGQNSNNSVSLRDDFLKAVEADGDWNLTARKDGRVMKTLKARDLWESISYAAWASADPGLHFNTTMNDWHTCPAAGSIRASNPCSEYMFLDDTACNLASLNLLQFKDQTTKNIDIADYEHAVRLWTIVLEISVMMAQFPSKEIAERSYEYRTLGLGYANIGGLLMSSGIPYDSKEGRAIAGALTAVMTGVSYATSAEIAAKLGPFPGFKPNRDNMLRVIRNHARAARGEANGYEGLSVAPVPLVHSECPDQTLVTHAVAAWEKALSLGEQHGYRNAQVSVIAPTGTIGLVMDCDTTGIEPDFALVKFKKLAGGGYFKIINRAVPEALRTLGYSESQIAEIEAYAVGHGNINQAPAVNSGSLRAKGFTDDKIEAINGATKAAFDIKFVFNQWTLGVDFLKNTLKVSDEQLADISFNLLEHIGFSRKEIEAANVHVCGAMTLEGAPFLKDEHLPVFDCANPCGKIGKRYLSVDSHIRMMAAAQPFISGAISKTINMPNEATVEDCKNAYMLSWKLALKANALYRDGSKLSQPLNASLIEDEEDEDALETLIQQPVAAQAVTVTEKIVERVIERITREREKLPNRRQGYTQKAIVGGHKVYLRTGEFGDGRIGEIFIDMHKEGAAFRAMMNNFAISISLGLQYGVPLEEFVEAFTFTKFEPAGMVQGNDAIKNATSILDYVFRELAVSYLGRHDLAHVDTSDFGNTALGKGIQEGKTNLLSTGWTRGHKPTLVSGATTTGAGIDRANSEPKGSATTAPARGASPSGTVTPFAGSAARKLEPATSISTSEVVAFKRDYEERIAEIVEQVTTEVAEPPRDVTALFSDKAAAEAAAAKSDAKKRETERRMRSIAQGYTGNMCSECQNFTMVRNGTCEKCDTCGATSGCS; encoded by the coding sequence ATGCAGATCGAACGTCGCTTTACCAAGGCGGGCCAATCGGCCTATGCAGACATCGCATTCCGCAAGGCGGTGAGCGAGATCAAGAACCCGGACGGTTCCATCGTCTTCCGGCTTGCCGATATCGACGTGCCCACCCAATTCAGCCAGGTCGCAGCCGACATTCTGGCTCAGAAGTATTTCCGCAAGGCCGGCGTTCCCGCGCGCCTGAAAAAGGTCGAGGAAAACTCGGTCCCCTCGTGGCTGTGGCGTTCGGTCGCCGATGAGACTGCGCTGAAGGACCTCCCGAAAGACGAGCAATACGGCTCGGAAACCGATGCCCGGCAGGTCTTCGATCGCCTTGCCGGCACATGGACCTACTGGGGCTGGAAGGGCAATTACTTCGCCTCCGAGGAAGATGCCCTCGCCTTCCGCGACGAGCTTGCCTACATGCTGGCGACGCAGCGCGTGGCACCGAACTCGCCACAGTGGTTCAACACCGGCCTGCATTGGGCCTATGGCATCGACGGCCCCGGCCAGGGCCATTTCTACGTCGATCCTTTCACGGGCAAGCTCGTCAAGTCGAAGTCGTCCTACGAGCATCCGCAGCCGCATGCCTGCTTCATCCAGTCGGTCGGTGACGATCTCGTCAACGAAGGTGGCATCATGGACCTGTGGGTGCGCGAAGCGCGCCTCTTCAAGTACGGTTCCGGCACCGGCTCCAATTTCTCCTACCTGCGCGGCGAAGGCGAAAAGCTTTCGGGCGGCGGCAAATCCTCCGGCCTGATGAGCTTCCTCAAGATCGGCGACCGCGCAGCCGGCGCCATCAAGTCGGGCGGCACCACGCGCCGCGCCGCCAAGATGGTCGTCGTCGACATCGACCATCCCGATATCGAAGACTACATCAACTGGAAGGTGAAAGAGGAGCAGAAGGTTGCGGCGCTCGTCACCGGCTCCAAGATCGTTGCCATGCACCTCAAGGCCATCATGAAGGCCTGCGTGAACTGCGAGGGTCCTGACGGCGCTTGCTACGATCCGAACGAGAACCCTGCGCTGAAGCGCGAGATCAAGGCCGCCAAGAAGGATCAGGTTCCGGAAAACTACATCCAGCGCGTCATCCAGTTCGCGCGTCAGGGTTATAAGGATATCGACTTCAAGACCTATGACACGGACTGGGATTCCGAAGCCTACCTCACGGTCTCCGGCCAGAACTCCAACAATTCCGTTTCGCTGCGCGACGACTTCCTCAAGGCCGTCGAGGCCGACGGTGACTGGAACCTGACCGCCCGCAAGGACGGCCGCGTCATGAAGACGCTGAAGGCGCGCGACCTGTGGGAGAGCATTTCCTACGCCGCCTGGGCCTCGGCCGATCCGGGGCTGCACTTCAACACGACCATGAACGACTGGCACACCTGCCCGGCCGCCGGCTCCATCCGCGCGTCCAACCCGTGCTCGGAATACATGTTCCTGGACGATACGGCCTGCAACCTCGCATCGCTGAACCTGCTTCAGTTCAAGGATCAGACCACCAAGAACATCGATATCGCCGACTACGAACACGCCGTCCGCCTCTGGACGATCGTTCTCGAAATCTCGGTGATGATGGCGCAGTTCCCGTCGAAGGAAATTGCAGAGCGCTCCTACGAGTACCGTACGCTGGGGCTCGGCTATGCCAACATCGGCGGCCTGCTGATGTCGTCCGGCATTCCTTATGACAGCAAGGAAGGCCGCGCCATCGCCGGCGCTCTGACCGCCGTCATGACGGGCGTCTCCTATGCGACGTCTGCGGAAATCGCCGCCAAGCTCGGCCCGTTCCCAGGTTTCAAGCCGAACCGCGACAACATGCTGCGTGTCATCCGCAACCATGCCCGCGCTGCCCGTGGCGAAGCGAACGGCTATGAAGGCCTGTCGGTCGCGCCCGTGCCGCTCGTCCATTCCGAGTGCCCGGACCAGACGCTGGTCACGCATGCCGTTGCGGCCTGGGAGAAGGCTCTGTCGCTCGGCGAGCAGCATGGCTACCGCAATGCCCAGGTTTCGGTCATCGCGCCGACCGGCACGATCGGTCTTGTCATGGATTGCGACACCACCGGCATCGAGCCCGATTTCGCTCTGGTAAAGTTCAAGAAGCTTGCCGGCGGCGGCTACTTCAAGATCATCAACCGTGCCGTTCCCGAAGCCCTGCGCACGCTCGGCTATTCGGAAAGCCAGATCGCCGAGATCGAGGCCTATGCCGTCGGTCACGGCAACATCAATCAGGCGCCGGCCGTCAATTCCGGCTCGCTGCGTGCCAAGGGCTTCACGGATGACAAGATCGAGGCGATCAACGGCGCAACGAAGGCCGCGTTCGACATCAAGTTCGTCTTCAACCAGTGGACGCTCGGCGTCGATTTTCTGAAGAACACGCTGAAGGTCAGCGACGAGCAGCTTGCCGACATCAGCTTCAACCTGCTGGAGCACATCGGCTTCTCCCGCAAAGAGATCGAAGCGGCGAACGTACATGTCTGCGGCGCGATGACGCTGGAAGGCGCGCCGTTCCTGAAGGACGAGCACCTGCCGGTGTTCGATTGCGCCAACCCCTGCGGCAAGATCGGCAAGCGCTACCTCTCGGTCGATAGCCACATCCGCATGATGGCGGCCGCCCAACCGTTCATCTCCGGTGCAATCTCCAAGACGATCAACATGCCGAACGAGGCGACCGTCGAGGACTGCAAGAACGCCTACATGCTCTCCTGGAAGCTCGCGCTGAAGGCCAACGCCCTCTACCGCGACGGCTCCAAGCTCTCGCAGCCGCTGAATGCCTCGCTGATCGAGGACGAAGAGGACGAGGACGCTCTGGAAACGCTGATCCAGCAGCCGGTGGCGGCACAAGCCGTTACGGTCACGGAAAAGATCGTCGAGCGCGTGATCGAACGGATCACCCGCGAGCGCGAAAAGCTGCCGAACCGCCGTCAGGGTTATACCCAGAAGGCGATCGTCGGCGGACACAAGGTCTACCTGCGCACTGGCGAATTCGGCGATGGCCGGATCGGCGAGATCTTCATCGACATGCACAAGGAAGGTGCTGCCTTCCGTGCGATGATGAACAACTTTGCCATCTCCATCTCGTTGGGTCTCCAGTACGGCGTGCCGCTTGAGGAGTTCGTGGAGGCCTTCACCTTTACGAAGTTCGAGCCGGCCGGCATGGTGCAGGGCAATGACGCGATCAAGAACGCGACGTCGATCCTCGACTACGTGTTCCGCGAGCTTGCCGTCTCCTATCTCGGTCGTCACGACCTTGCCCACGTCGATACCTCCGACTTCGGCAACACGGCGCTCGGCAAGGGCATCCAGGAAGGCAAGACCAACCTGCTCTCGACGGGTTGGACACGCGGCCACAAGCCGACACTGGTATCCGGTGCAACAACGACCGGTGCCGGCATCGACCGCGCAAACAGCGAGCCCAAGGGATCGGCAACAACGGCCCCTGCCCGCGGTGCGTCGCCCAGTGGCACGGTGACCCCGTTTGCAGGCTCCGCCGCGCGAAAGCTGGAGCCGGCAACGTCGATCTCCACGTCGGAAGTCGTCGCCTTCAAGCGCGACTACGAGGAACGGATCGCCGAAATCGTCGAGCAGGTCACGACCGAAGTCGCCGAGCCGCCACGCGACGTGACCGCTCTCTTCTCCGACAAGGCCGCCGCGGAAGCTGCCGCTGCGAAGTCGGATGCCAAGAAGCGCGAGACAGAACGCCGCATGCGCTCGATCGCACAGGGCTACACCGGCAATATGTGCTCGGAATGCCAAAACTTCACGATGGTCCGCAACGGCACCTGCGAGAAGTGCGACACCTGCGGCGCGACCAGCGGCTGCAGTTGA
- the gpt gene encoding xanthine phosphoribosyltransferase, translating to MSLPEKAFPVSWDQFHRDARALAWRLADQGVEWKAIVCITRGGLVPAAIISRELNIRMIETVCVASYHDYSSQGQMEVIKAISEEIRADGGERVLIVDDLTDTGKTAAIVRAMLPKAHFAAVYAKPKGRPQVDTFVTEVSQDTWIYFPWDMGFSYQEPIAKGSRG from the coding sequence ATGTCCCTTCCTGAAAAAGCCTTCCCCGTTTCCTGGGACCAGTTCCACCGAGATGCGCGCGCGCTTGCCTGGCGCCTGGCGGATCAGGGAGTGGAATGGAAGGCGATTGTCTGCATCACGCGCGGTGGACTCGTACCGGCAGCGATCATTTCGCGGGAACTGAACATTCGGATGATCGAGACGGTCTGCGTCGCGTCCTATCATGACTATTCATCTCAAGGGCAGATGGAGGTCATCAAGGCGATCTCCGAGGAAATCCGTGCCGATGGCGGCGAGCGCGTGCTGATCGTGGACGATCTTACGGACACCGGCAAAACCGCCGCCATCGTGCGGGCCATGCTGCCGAAGGCGCATTTTGCTGCCGTCTATGCCAAGCCGAAGGGGCGCCCACAGGTCGATACGTTCGTGACCGAGGTCAGCCAGGATACATGGATTTATTTTCCATGGGACATGGGCTTTTCCTATCAGGAGCCGATCGCCAAGGGATCGCGCGGGTAA
- a CDS encoding DMT family transporter — protein MIVAILLACSAGVLIGISRQINGRLSLSTSPLIASFWNHIVGFAFLTVLGLILGDLLPAGAEQVPWYDYLGGPIGVVFVAAGSWVIARIGAVNTALMMIGGQMVSGVVLDLALSVPTALGPTALGVVLVLAGIALSQGKRRA, from the coding sequence ATGATCGTCGCAATCCTTCTTGCCTGCTCGGCCGGCGTCCTCATCGGCATCAGCCGCCAGATCAACGGACGGCTGAGCCTGTCGACCTCTCCGCTGATCGCTTCCTTCTGGAACCACATCGTCGGCTTTGCCTTCCTGACGGTTCTTGGCCTCATCCTCGGCGATCTGCTGCCGGCCGGTGCCGAACAGGTGCCGTGGTACGACTATCTCGGCGGGCCGATCGGCGTCGTCTTCGTCGCTGCAGGAAGCTGGGTCATCGCCCGGATCGGCGCTGTCAACACGGCGCTGATGATGATCGGCGGGCAGATGGTGTCGGGCGTCGTCCTCGACCTCGCTCTGTCGGTCCCGACCGCTCTCGGGCCAACGGCGCTTGGCGTCGTCCTGGTGCTGGCCGGCATCGCGCTGTCGCAGGGCAAGCGACGGGCGTGA
- a CDS encoding metallophosphoesterase, which translates to MFVSFPALAEQGPTDVTFVFATDVHACRMAEGLSPDCEQEGKTDAALLRHIRALNALSKQVWPATVSDTSSGLASAGRLLGEPAGLVMGGDITDDGGGQVAVPGEGWQLRQFSQRYAQGMDAQHVHMPVYVGLGNHDLDQDGPPSHPDWYRRELRDYVEVNHRPSVFFTPSIPADNYDVDSDNYSWNWGRLHLVQLQRFGGDDRKGAVSGLDWLKKDLATAAADGRPVVLFQHYGWDSFSIERWDAGHETFDDQGTGDPHWWSEAERTALLDTLKGYNVIGIFHGHEHDTPMAYKAGGIDVFKPKAAFKGGFAVIRVTDTAMDVVLGEASDDQGGVAFTTAFSKNLAGE; encoded by the coding sequence ATGTTTGTTTCCTTTCCGGCGCTGGCAGAACAGGGACCCACGGATGTGACCTTCGTCTTCGCCACCGATGTCCATGCCTGCCGTATGGCGGAAGGCCTGTCGCCGGATTGCGAACAGGAGGGCAAGACGGATGCGGCGCTGTTGCGGCATATCCGGGCATTGAACGCTCTTTCCAAGCAAGTCTGGCCCGCGACGGTCTCCGACACGTCGAGCGGGCTTGCCAGCGCCGGCCGGCTGCTCGGCGAACCCGCCGGTCTCGTGATGGGCGGAGATATTACCGACGATGGCGGCGGGCAGGTCGCGGTGCCGGGCGAGGGGTGGCAGCTGCGCCAGTTCAGCCAGCGCTATGCGCAAGGCATGGACGCGCAGCATGTGCATATGCCGGTCTATGTTGGGCTCGGAAATCACGATCTCGATCAGGATGGCCCGCCGAGCCATCCTGACTGGTACCGGCGGGAGCTTCGCGACTACGTCGAGGTCAACCATCGCCCGAGCGTCTTCTTCACGCCGTCCATTCCCGCCGACAACTACGATGTGGATTCGGACAACTATTCCTGGAACTGGGGCCGGTTGCATCTCGTGCAGCTCCAGCGCTTTGGCGGCGACGACCGGAAGGGTGCCGTCAGCGGGCTCGATTGGTTGAAGAAGGATCTGGCGACAGCAGCCGCGGACGGCCGCCCCGTAGTGCTGTTCCAGCATTACGGATGGGACTCGTTTTCCATCGAGCGCTGGGATGCCGGTCACGAGACCTTCGACGATCAGGGAACGGGCGACCCGCACTGGTGGAGCGAGGCCGAACGTACCGCACTTCTGGACACGCTCAAGGGGTACAACGTCATCGGCATCTTTCACGGCCACGAGCACGATACGCCGATGGCCTACAAGGCTGGCGGCATCGACGTGTTCAAGCCGAAGGCTGCCTTCAAGGGTGGCTTCGCGGTCATCCGAGTGACCGATACGGCCATGGACGTGGTCCTCGGGGAAGCTTCAGACGATCAGGGCGGCGTAGCGTTTACGACCGCCTTCTCGAAAAACCTTGCCGGCGAATAG
- a CDS encoding DUF2188 domain-containing protein has product MVKVVYDIVEHDGGWAYKVGDVFSESFPTHEHALRAAKAVAAEQQVGGSDEEISFQDASGQWHDEHASGGDRPEAVVEDKG; this is encoded by the coding sequence ATGGTCAAGGTCGTCTACGATATCGTCGAGCACGACGGCGGATGGGCCTACAAGGTCGGAGACGTCTTCTCGGAAAGCTTTCCAACGCACGAGCATGCTTTGCGCGCTGCAAAGGCTGTGGCTGCCGAGCAGCAGGTCGGCGGATCGGACGAAGAGATCAGCTTTCAGGACGCCTCCGGCCAGTGGCATGATGAACATGCCAGCGGAGGAGATCGCCCGGAAGCCGTCGTCGAGGACAAGGGATAA
- a CDS encoding methyl-accepting chemotaxis protein, with protein sequence MSSLTISRLLVVFGVVVTGGLVASIGLQTMTLQELKVGGPVYTGIANGKDLVADILPPPLYALEAYMLANETMAHPERAGSNLEKMKALRADFDARKAFWVSADLDKTLRAGLTDQVVASGEAFWSMATVFEEAKVRGETADLQPVMDAFYIHDAKVRDLAKMATATLETAVAKADSAGTEYTMIGALSSAASVLLFLAGLWFVRRRAITPLVEIGNAMSVLSGGDYTAEVPFAKRTDEIGAMARALAVFRAGAIERQQMRAAAEQDRSLSEAQRLEQQRHREREAEELRTVVETLGAGLGRLADCNIRSPLDQPFADRFEPLRVDFNQSLATFQLTLEQVLGKTSELSGNASEMYQAADELSKRTEQQAAALEQTSAALDEVTATVKSSADRAAETRSLVGAANQSATSSGQIVRDAVEAMRRIDASSNQIGQIIHVIDEIAFQTNLLALNAGVEAARAGDAGRGFAVVAQEVRELAQRSAAAAKDINALIRTSSGDVSDGVRLVDQTGRALAEIARYVMEIDTKVEAITTGSKEQSVGLLEISTAVNAIDQMTQKNAAMVEETTAISSNLASDATALSAIVNRFQLNPGRQGTAPAVATRHRAA encoded by the coding sequence ATGTCGAGCCTGACAATTTCTCGCTTGCTGGTGGTGTTCGGAGTCGTCGTCACGGGCGGTCTCGTTGCCTCTATAGGATTGCAGACGATGACCCTGCAGGAACTGAAGGTCGGTGGACCCGTCTATACGGGGATCGCCAATGGCAAGGATCTTGTGGCCGACATTCTCCCGCCGCCGCTCTACGCTCTGGAAGCCTACATGTTGGCGAACGAGACCATGGCGCACCCGGAACGCGCCGGTTCCAACCTCGAAAAGATGAAGGCGCTCCGCGCGGATTTCGACGCGCGCAAGGCGTTCTGGGTGTCGGCGGATCTCGACAAGACGCTTCGGGCCGGCCTGACCGATCAGGTCGTTGCCAGCGGCGAGGCGTTCTGGTCGATGGCCACGGTTTTCGAAGAGGCCAAGGTTCGCGGGGAAACGGCAGACCTCCAACCCGTCATGGACGCCTTTTATATTCATGACGCAAAGGTTCGTGATCTGGCAAAGATGGCGACCGCAACGCTGGAGACGGCCGTAGCGAAAGCCGACAGTGCGGGAACCGAATATACGATGATCGGCGCGCTGAGCAGCGCTGCATCCGTCCTTCTCTTTCTCGCCGGCCTCTGGTTCGTCCGGCGTCGCGCCATCACACCGCTCGTCGAGATCGGCAACGCCATGAGCGTGCTTTCCGGCGGTGACTACACGGCCGAGGTTCCGTTTGCCAAGCGCACGGACGAGATCGGCGCCATGGCGCGTGCCCTCGCCGTCTTCCGTGCGGGGGCGATCGAGCGCCAGCAGATGCGCGCGGCCGCCGAACAGGATCGGTCCCTGTCGGAAGCCCAGCGTCTCGAACAGCAGCGCCATCGCGAGCGGGAAGCCGAGGAACTGCGCACCGTCGTGGAAACGCTGGGTGCCGGACTCGGACGGCTTGCCGATTGCAATATTCGCAGCCCGCTCGACCAGCCTTTCGCTGACCGCTTCGAGCCGCTTCGCGTCGATTTCAATCAGTCGCTCGCAACCTTCCAGCTGACGTTGGAGCAGGTTCTCGGCAAGACATCCGAACTCTCTGGCAATGCGAGCGAGATGTATCAGGCGGCAGACGAGCTTTCCAAGCGTACCGAGCAGCAGGCGGCAGCGCTGGAGCAGACATCCGCGGCCCTCGACGAAGTCACTGCCACCGTCAAATCCTCGGCCGACCGCGCTGCGGAAACGCGCAGCCTCGTCGGTGCGGCCAACCAAAGCGCGACATCCTCCGGCCAGATCGTGCGGGATGCGGTCGAGGCGATGCGGCGTATCGATGCGTCGTCGAACCAGATCGGGCAGATCATCCATGTGATCGACGAGATCGCTTTCCAGACCAACCTGCTCGCGCTCAACGCCGGGGTCGAGGCCGCGCGCGCGGGGGATGCCGGCCGCGGATTTGCCGTCGTTGCACAGGAGGTTCGCGAACTCGCTCAACGTTCGGCCGCTGCGGCCAAGGATATCAATGCGCTGATCCGAACATCTTCGGGCGATGTCTCCGACGGCGTGCGTTTGGTCGACCAGACGGGTCGTGCGCTCGCCGAGATTGCACGATACGTGATGGAGATCGACACCAAGGTCGAAGCGATCACGACGGGCTCGAAAGAGCAGTCCGTGGGGCTGCTGGAGATCAGCACGGCCGTGAACGCGATCGACCAGATGACCCAGAAGAACGCCGCCATGGTCGAGGAGACCACGGCCATCAGCAGCAATCTCGCCTCGGATGCGACGGCGCTGTCGGCGATCGTCAACCGGTTCCAGCTCAATCCCGGCAGGCAGGGCACGGCACCGGCGGTCGCCACGCGGCATCGGGCCGCCTAG